AGTAGTTTCTTATGCAGCAGCAACAGTGAATTGCCATAAGCAATCATAACAGGAAAATGGCACCTATCGTCAGAAGGATCCTTCTCTGTGATCATAGCCAAACCTGAGAAATCACAATCCCATTCGTTTTGGTTCCTGAATTGATAATACATGTTGAAAGCATAGGAAGCATTCCCTCGCACACTGAGATGATTACAGGAAGAACCGTATCCTAAAGACGTGCAATCAGATAGACTACAAGCGTAATCTATGTTTCCACGCAACTCTTGATCCGTATCCTTCACATGCGGGTTCAAAATGCACCACCTTCTGACCATATATCTCACACCTTGTACAGCCACTAAACCTTTGTTTGCCTGCACACCTGACAAATCCAACTCATACTTTGGCTTCCCATCAAACTCGAAAATTCCCCAGTGTCTCTCAAAGCTACCCGGATCAATGCTTTTGGCATTCTCATCAACAAGGCTAAACAGGTAAACATCTATTTCTCCTTTCCTAGCAGGTGTTCCTTCTCCACTCAAAGCATGCCGAACCAGCCCTTGGTTGAACCTCTTTGCATTTTCGATGTTGGCATGCTTGTCACCGTCAGTTGGCCAACCCACTTCTCCAACTATGATCTTTATATCAGGGTACCCTGCTTTGGTCAGAGCCCAAACCAAAGTGTCGAAATTCGCGTCAAACACATTAGTGTAAACATAGTTGCCATCCCTGAACGGCCTATTTGATCCATCAAAAAAGGCAAAATCTAGAGGGAAATACGTGTTCTGATAGAGAGATAAGAAGGGATAGATGTTAACCACAAACGGCGCTGCATTTGAATACAAGTATTGGACGATTTGAACTGTGAGGTCACGTATTTCCGGCCTGAAGTCACCAGCCGAAGGAACTTGATTTGATTCCGGGGAATAGTAAATGTCAGCATTGAAAGGTACGATTGCTTTGATTTCAGACCCCAGCCCAGCGCGGTTAATTGCTTCCTGGATGTTTCTCAGTGCTGGCAGTGTGTGTTGTAGGTAGGTGCCATTATAGGTTTTCAGAAATGGTTCATTCCCAACAGCAACATACCTGAAAATTTACACTCATGAAGCTAACTAAACAGACAAATATGTCGAAACAATACAAACCGAAACTAGACGAAAAAGGGGGTATTCTTCTATATTTGTAGCAGTCATGAAAGCCACCTCCACCCCATCTCCTTATTCTAGATAAACAACCCAAAACATGTCATGAGAAAGAATTAATTGCTATAACTGAACCTGATATTGACTCCTCCAGGGTAAGCGTAGGCAGTGAGGTTGGCTTCCACCCAAGACGCAGCGGCACCCGGGTCGAGGCTCATCTCCTCCAGCATGTAATTAGGCACTGCAAGCATGACTTCAATATCAGTCCCACATAATGCTTCCAATATACCCTCATCAGCTTCGAACAGCTTCACCTTATCGAAACCGTTGTCTTTCAGCATATCAACCACATTCCGAGCAGGCAACTGGTGCGACGCCATCGTCCCCCAGTTCACTCCCACACTACTAGTGGCCATTATCACCATGCTCATcatcacaacaaacaacaATAACACTACATTGTAATGACATAACTGTGACTGCATTTCATCCATCCTCACCACCCTTGTCTAGCTTGTAGACACTTGAATTCTTGATGTGTTGGGATCCAGCAAGAACAGAGAGAAGACCTATACTTCTGTGGCTAGTCTCAAATTCTTGAGTGGGGTACTGAATCAGAGGAAGAGACAGAGACTTCCCTTCTTTCTTCTTATGCTCACAAACGTGAAACTTCCGGGTGATTGCATCGATCGCCCCAAGAAAATGAGCAAGTAGAAGATAAAGATGAACAAAAGTTGGGGCAGAAGATTTGAATAACAGATTCCTTTCTTAATTCTGTTATTCGGTTATGCATGCAAATAGACCCACTCAAAAAGTGTTAATGTCCGGACTTTGaattatagtaatatatataataaagatgAACATGCCAATGCCAATGCCATTGCCATGCGCGGAAATTCAACCAAATAGGATTCTACCAGCAACAGGGATTAATGCAGACTTcacctacacacacacacacatatatatatattcattattaaagtttcttttccttttttctcaattttcaatttgtagGTTATCTTCAGTGCTGGGATTGGCTTTTCTATGCTGACTTTGTTGGTCAGTTTAGATGGGCTTAAGGCAATTTACCGCAGTAcgtaaataagcaaattactcctataataataaaaataatatttttttttcttctgatatgtaaatgagcaaattatccgtataacagaaaaataacaatttatacctttgtgtttttttaaaatgaagcaatttaccttcaaatataaattttgcttatttactatattataggggagttgattttttttttttttttcaaagatgTACgtgatatctatatatatgttaaataattaacatacaaaatgcaattaattttgaaatacaaaaatcaatttaatgtaatttactctcatgtgatattgtaaaagagcaaattatcttcctaaaaacaaaaaagtaaaataatttacctcattctgttttttaaaatacaacaatttatctctttgtgtttcataaaatgaagcaatttacattCCTaaatagggaggtaaattgcttcattttaaaaaacaggAGGGTGAATTGTTATGTTcgtttttttataagggagtaatttgctcattttcaatatcataaagACTCAATTGCATTAAGCCCgaaaacattaatatatagaaGTGCAAATTTTCCTCAAgacccctattttttttttaaaaaagaaaaattaccctctcccaaataaaaagaaaccatattttccttttttgtttttttaagtCCAAACGAtcacatttaattaaaattccacTAATTAAAACTATTGGAGCCTGTCTGGTGATCGAACAACTATTGGAGCCTGTCTGGTTATTAcacattttatttgatttcaagTGTGTGCATGCATGGCATACGCATTTACAGagcaaaataaatcaaaattcttataaatattctttgtCCTATATACTACTAAAAAGGAGTATgaatcatatttaaataatatttataataaaatgtccttgatatgtatacatatatgtaatttataagAATTGATAACAAAAAGTTGCATGTAATGTTGTCACTAAAGATAAATAGTAATACATAAAGTGACGATCTATGGacaacaaattattattgtcaCTACATTGTGTTGTGTCTAAGCTGTCCATATAAATATTCCACTATTTATAATGACAACTTTGTCCACAAATTTTGTGACTAGTAATTAATATAGTGAACAAGAATTTTGAtattgtcacttaatatatagggatatataattacactcacTTTTtctgagatttggtataattacaca
This Sesamum indicum cultivar Zhongzhi No. 13 linkage group LG5, S_indicum_v1.0, whole genome shotgun sequence DNA region includes the following protein-coding sequences:
- the LOC105162105 gene encoding glucan endo-1,3-beta-glucosidase 8; the protein is MDEMQSQLCHYNVVLLLFVVMMSMVIMATSSVGVNWGTMASHQLPARNVVDMLKDNGFDKVKLFEADEGILEALCGTDIEVMLAVPNYMLEEMSLDPGAAASWVEANLTAYAYPGGVNIRYVAVGNEPFLKTYNGTYLQHTLPALRNIQEAINRAGLGSEIKAIVPFNADIYYSPESNQVPSAGDFRPEIRDLTVQIVQYLYSNAAPFVVNIYPFLSLYQNTYFPLDFAFFDGSNRPFRDGNYVYTNVFDANFDTLVWALTKAGYPDIKIIVGEVGWPTDGDKHANIENAKRFNQGLVRHALSGEGTPARKGEIDVYLFSLVDENAKSIDPGSFERHWGIFEFDGKPKYELDLSGVQANKGLVAVQGVRYMVRRWCILNPHVKDTDQELRGNIDYACSLSDCTSLGYGSSCNHLSVRGNASYAFNMYYQFRNQNEWDCDFSGLAMITEKDPSDDRCHFPVMIAYGNSLLLLHKKLLDILLAILEGCIVFLLLVS